The DNA sequence GTATAAGAGCATGTGGGATGTCAAGAAAGAGGAATTGGCTGAGAAGGAGAAACTACAGAAGCTGGCCATCCTAGACACTCTCCTAGCCAAAAAAGAACCCTTGAATGCGAGTGAAGAAGTTATCATGAACAAGATAGTGTCCCAATATTTCTGATATTAGAgcatgtgtttgttgtttgtttttcttgcttaaaTCTCGGCTTATGTAtttgatttgtatttgtatttccTGTTTTAGTCTTTcctgtttgatttgtatttcttGTTTCAAACTAAATCAATATAAGTCTATTTTAATTTCTAGTAACTCGGCTATTGTATTAACTAACTTAATCAGATTGTTAGTTCTTTAAAACAATTGTTGTACTAAGTctaatctgcttcttcttgtttatcttcaGGTTANNNNNNNNNNNNNNNNNNNNNNNNNNNNNNNNNNNNNNNNNNNNNNNNNNNNNNNNNNNNNNNNNNNNNNNNNNNNNNNNNNNNNNNNNNNNNNNNNNNNNNNNNNNNNNNNNNNNNNNNNNNNNNNNNNNNNNNNNNNNNNNNNNNNNNNNNNNNNNNNNNNNNNNNNNNNNNNNNNNNNNNNNNNNNNNNNNNNNNNNNNNNNNNNNNNNNNNNNNNNNNNNNNNNNNNNNNNNNNNNNNNNNNNNNNNNNNNNNNNNNNNNNNNNNNNNNNNNNNNNNNNNNNNNNNNNNNNNNNNNNNNNNNNNNNNNNNNNNNNNNNNNNNNNNNNNNNNNNNNNNNNNNNNNNNNNNNNNNNNNNNNNNNNNNNNNNNNNNNNNNNNNNNNNNNNNNNNNNNNNNNNNNNNNNNNNNNNNNNNNNNNNNNNNNNNNNNNNNNNNNNNNNNNNNNNNNNNNNNNNNNNNNNNNNNNNNNNNNNNNNNNNNNNNNNNNNNNNNNNNNNNNNNNNNNNNNNNNNNNNNNNNNNNNNNNNNNNNNNNNNNNNNNNNNNNNNNNNNNNNNNNNNNNNNNNNNNNNNNNNNNNNNNNNNNNNNNNNNNNNNNNNNNNNNNNNNNNNNNNNNNNNNNNNNNNNNNNNNNNNNNNNNNNNNNNNNNNNNNNNNNNNNNNNNNNNNNNNNNNNNNNNNNNNNNNNNNNNNNNNNNNNNNNNNNNNNNNNNNNNNNNNNNNNNNNNNNNNNNNNNNNNNNNNNNNNNNNNNNNNNNNNNNNNNNNNNNNNNNNNNNNNNNNNNNNNNNNNNNNNNNNNNNNNNNNNNNNNNNNNNNNNNNNNNNNNNNNNNNNNNNNNNNNNNNNNNNNNNNNNNNNNNNNNNNNNNNNNNNNNNNNNNNNNNNNNNNNNNNNNNNNNNNNNNNNNNNNNNNNNNNNNNNNNNNNNNNNNNNNNNNNNNNNNNNNNNNNNNNNNNNNNNNNNNNNNNNNNNNNNNNNNNNNNNNNNNNNNNNNNNNNNNNNNNNNNNNNNNNNNNNNNNNNNNNNNNNNNNNNNNNNNNNNNNNNNNNNNNNNNNNNNNNNNNNNNNNNNNNNNNNNNNNNNNNNNNNNNNNNNNNNNNNNNNNNNNNNNNNNNNNNNNNNNNNNNNNNNNNNNNNNNNNNNNNNNNNNNNNNNNNNNNNNNNNNNNNNNNNNNNNNNNNNNNNNNNNNNNNNNNNNNNNNNNNNNNNNNNNNNNNNNNNNNNNNNNNNNNNNNNNNNNNNNNNNNNNNNNNNNNNNNNNNNNNNNNNNNNNNNNNNNNNNNNNNNNNNNNNNNNNNNNNNNNNNNNNNNNNNNNNNNNNNNNNNNNNNNNNNNNNNNNNNNNNNNNNNNNNNNNNNNNNNNNNNNNNNNNNNNNNNNNNNNNNNNNNNNNNNNNNNNNNNNNNNNNNNNNNNNNNNNNNNNNNNNNNNNNNNNNNNNNNNNNNNNNNNNNNNNNNNNNNNNNNNNNNNNNNNNNNNNNNNNNNNNNNNNNNNNNNNNNNNNNNNNNNNNNNNNNNNNNNNNNNNNNNNNNNNNNNNNNNNNNNNNNNNNNNNNNNNNNNNNNNNNNNNNNTCTCactgatggtatttatccaaattgggcaacttttattcaatcaatccgacttccacaaggtaggaaaaaatctctcttttctaaaaaacaagaagctgtgaggaaagatgttgagcgtgcctttggagtcttgcaagctagattcgccgttattaaaaatccgtctcgtttatgggataaaaacaaaatggcaaatgtaataagatcatgcataatactccataatatgattgtcgaagatgaacgatatacatacagttaccgaaacattgtttctgaatttcaacacggagaacatgtggatcaaacatataccaTTGGTGCCGCCGGTGTGGGTTCAAATATCAGCAGTACGATTACTCGTCAAACAAGACTTCGGGATAAACAAACTCATGACTAACTAAAacaagatttgattgagcatatttggactaactttggacatcttccaAATAATgaagattgattttaaaatttctatgagttgaataaaatgtttgtttttgttttgatgtttttatgttatatgttttctgttattaatttcttaattgtatgtttttgttttttcaactttaaataattaatctttaaccttttaatatattattattttattcgggagaccaaatacaaatagacaccaatgctcatcctaaaaataagaaactatcaaaatattattattaaatgtgGGGGACCAAAAAAAGTCCCCAACCGATGTGGATGCTCTTAGGGAGCAAACTGTGTATAGGTACTTCAaaagttatttacttatttttgttgttgttgacttgttgttgtGAAGCATGTTTACTTGTTTAGTTTGCAATTGAGACCTTACTTGCCACTGCCAGGTATGGATGAGCACCtgttcttatttacaaaaattatttgtcttttttttgttcgtctTTGTCCTTTGAGtcttaattaatttaccttGGTAGCATGCCTTGTAAGACTTATTTTGTGATCTTGCATATAGAATCTTGAAGTCGTCAAAGAGTCATAGTTTTTGGTAAACATTAGTTCATAGATTTGGATGCGATCATACTCTTTCTTTGTATCCTCCTCAATAATATCTACAAATTAATAGTTTCTCCAATGAGGTCCCAAATTAGACtaatgtaattttggacacaattagataaaataataagataatttttttcgAGAAATGCCCTAAAATGCCACTCAAATAGTTTGTTTTTCCTCAAATACCACACATTCCTTATTTTTCCATCAATACCattcattaataaatataatgacTCTTTTATCCTTgcattttataaacccaaattgtgttaagattttataaactcaaattaTTTCTTCCACGAGATACGATGGCACCAACTTCTCCGACGAGATCTTCTGGTAACGATTAGCTCCGTCGTTGTGTCCTATCATTTCCGGCGATATCTGTCAACTTTGTTAGCTCCGATGTCAGTTTAGTGATCGATCCTGCTTAATTTGATAGTGGTTCCTCTCGATTCGCAATTTCAATTTGGTAGTGGTTCCTCTCGATTCATATTGAGATCTAGCCTCAATCGCAAGGTGATCTCTAACTGATTAGTGACTATGATTGAGTTATACTCTGTTTGTGGGGAGTGGAAACAAAACCATAGAGGAGTATGGGATTTTGCAATTGATTCTAAAAAAGGAGGATCTCTTAGTGAAGTAGATGAGAATATCACATATAAGGTTTTAGCTGAGATGGTAATTGAAGATTTTGGACTTGATTGTTTAGTGAATGATATCAAACTTAGCTATAGGCTTTCTTCAAGGATGAATTTGATGGTAGAAGATTCTCCACCAATGTATTTGCGAAATGATCGTCAAGTACAGACATTTTTCAGGAAGTTTCAAGATGACCCTGAGTTGAATCGTTTATGTGTGACTGTAAGTGAATACACTGTAGTTTTCTTACTGCATTAGTATGTCTTTcttatatatgatgtttttttttgtttttttatgtagttGCCTATTGATTCTGGGAATGTTGAAAGTAATACTCTGTCAGCTACTTTAGAGAACAACCGATGCATTCAAGGTTTTCAGTTTTCAAATAGTGATATATCTGTTGCATCAGTTCGTTATCTAACCAAGGTAAACTTGGctctatttttttactcaaaaaacAATGTCTTACAAATGATAGAATACATATGTGCTTTTTGTAATAGGTGCTTGCTGTGAAGAATAGAGTCATATATATTAGAATCTTTCTTTGTGCATTAAAAAGGATATGATGAAATCAAGTCTGATATCTATATGTTAGGAAAGTCGTCCTAAAGTCTTTATCAGATATCCCCTaatgtttacattttatatgtAGGAGTTTCATGAACCAAGTGGAAGTGGCGCCACAGTTTCTGAATCACATTCTGATACCTGTTCAACTGCTGAAAAAGTGATTTATGATGGTATTCCTAGAGGTTTTTCACATCACACTCAAGGGACTGATTATATACATGAGGggaaatatttcaaaaacaaagcagagttgatgatgaagatgcgGCTGTTTGCACTTGAGTTCAAGTTTGAGTTCAGATCTTTGTGGTCAGACAGAACAAGATTGATATTGGGTTGTGTCGACCCTAGTTGCAACTGGAAGATGCGTGCAACGAAGCTCAAGTCATCTGATTTCTTTGTAGTGATTAAGTATATGGGAGAACACAATTGTGATACAACGTACAGGAATGCGAACCATAGGCAAGCCACTGCAAAACTCCTTGGTTCTTTTATTTGCAGTCATTTTGCAGAAAAGAAGGCTGGACTCAAGCCAAAACAGATAATTGAGAGAGTTAGATTAGATCATGGTGTTCATATACAATACAAAAAAGCTTGGAGAGCAAAAGAGGCAGCTCAGATTTTGGTTAGAGGAACTCCTGAGGACAGTTACCACAACATAGCAAAATGGTTGTTCATGGCTAAGGAAAGAAATCCAGGATCAGTTGTTTATCTTGAGATGGATTCTGGTACTAAATTCAAATATGTGTTCATTGCATTCGGTCCATCGATAAGAGGTTTTGATTTGCTGAGAAGAGTGATTGCAGTAGATGGTACCTTCTTGAAGGGGAAATTTAAAGGAACTTTATTAGTAGCTACAGCACAAGATGGAGATCATCACCTATACCCGATAGGCTTTGCTATTGTTGATTCAGAAAATGATAAATCTTGGAATTGGTTTTTTAGGTGTCTCCGTACTATCATACCTGATGCCCCAGATTTGGTGTTTGTCTCTGATCGTGCATCGTCCATTGCAAAAGCACTTACAGAGTTGTATCCAGCATCACATCATGGAATCTGCAAATACCACCTTGGAAACAACATCAAAGTAAGTTTCAAGGGTCAATCATATTTGCCACTTGTTGAATCTGCAGCCATTGCTTATACTCGTGAAGAGTTTGCTAAAATATTCATCCAGATTCAAGATGCAAATCCTAAGTTGGCTGAGTATTTACAAAAGGCTGATTTCAGAAAATGGGCTCGTTCCTATGCTCCTTCTAATCGTTACAATATTATGACAACAAACATTGCTGAATCATTTAATTCGATGTTGAAAGAACCAAGAGAGTTGCCAGTTCTTTCTCTCCTTGAGACAATCAGGTTAACTTTGACTTCGTGGTTTCATGAGAGACGTGAAAAGGCTGCTAAACATGACAAGCTTGTCACGCCGCAAGTAGTGAACAAGTTGGTATCAAGGTTCTCAGATGCAATGAAACTTGACGTTTTCCAAGTTGATGAAGACGAGTTTGAGGTGAAGGACAACATTAACAAGTTTATTGTTCACTTGAAAAACATGCATTGCAGTTGCTGTGTTTTTGACATCGACAAAATTCCGTGCATTCATGCCATTGCTGCTGCGAAGCGTTCAAATAGGGATGAAAATAAGTTTGTTCATGTTTGCTACTTGACTGAGACATGGGCTAAAGTATATGCTGAAAGCATACACCCGAATGGAGATATAAAAGATTGGATTTTCCCTGATTCTATAGAAGAATTCTTTTGTGCACCTCCATTTAGTAAGCCAAACAGTGGGagaccaccaaaaaaaagaaagcgatCTGTTGGAGAATTTGGGGTGCCAGGTTCAAAGTCTCAGAGTCACAAGTGCAGTAGATGTGGCACAGCAGGACACAATAAGAGTACATGCCGACTTCCCATATGATTATCGGTTAGTTATAAATTTCATACAACAAAGCTATATGTTGAATCTGTGACATTTTTGGGATatgtattttaacatttttcatttttttttttgtaggtgtTGTAGAGGATGATACAAATAGGATGATGTGTTTCATACTTTACAGTATTCTAttctttaatttcaatttatagtTTTCATTTGATTGGGTAGTCATTCTGTTATGTGAAACATTAAGACAACATACTTTTATATTGTGAAGGAAGGTCATCCTGAATTTCAGAAACTCCTTcctaaatataattaagttttttagtagatataatttttctttcctttatgtTGTTATTTATGAAAGCTTTCAGTTTTTTAACACACattcttgtttttgtgtgtttttatagGTTGTAAATCCatttttgcatcattatttCTTAAATTACATACCTACACTATTAAGGAATGCTAtcctaaataacaaaatagtcttcctaaaataaatagcctatatatttcatcatatataataaagctTATTACTAATTACCGAATAACAGGCTTTGGCCTACTGGTTACTCCCCCCCTTGTAAACTCTTGATGTCGCGGGTTTGAACCTCCTGGATGCGCATTTAAGGAATGCCATCCTTCTTTTTTGTAATCCCTTCCTAAATGTCATCCTAAGTGTTTCACCATATATAATAAAGCTTATTACTAATTACCGAATAACAGGCTTTAGCCTACTGGTTACTCTCCCCCTTGTAAACTTTCGATGTCGCGGGTTTGAACCTCTTGGATGCGCATTTAAGGAATGCCATCCATATTTTTTGTAATCCCTTCCTAAATGTCATCCTAAGTGTTTCACCATATATAATAAAGCTTATTACTAATTACCGAATAACAGGTTTTGGCCTACTGGTTACTCTCCTCCTTGTAAACTCTTGATGTCGCGGGTTCGAATCTCCTGGATGTGCATTTAAGGaattccatctttattttttgtaatcccTTCCTAAATGTCATCCTAAGTGTTTCACCATATATAATAAAGCTTATTACTAATTACCTAATAACAAGCTTTGGCCTACTGGTTACTCTCCCCCTTGTAAACTCTCGATGTCGCGGGTTCGAACCTCCTGGGTGCGCATTTAAGGAATGCCatccttattttttatttttttgaggaAAGTCATCCTGATTTTCTATAAACCCTTCCTAAATAACTTTTCATTCTTTCCCTAATTTGTACAAAGACCatctaaaataagaaaagtttcACAAAACACACCATTTACTAagtattttaacatttaaatcaTAATcccaaaacacacaacatatGATTCGAATAAATCCATTGTAAACTTATAAATCCAAAGAAAAGTCTAccatctgaaaacaaaaaatcaaccTCTAAACATCTCAATCTTCTTAAGAATGATATCATGATAGATATCAAAACATAACTTGGCT is a window from the Camelina sativa cultivar DH55 unplaced genomic scaffold, Cs unpScaffold00899, whole genome shotgun sequence genome containing:
- the LOC104773986 gene encoding uncharacterized protein LOC104773986, which encodes MIELYSVCGEWKQNHRGVWDFAIDSKKGGSLSEVDENITYKVLAEMVIEDFGLDCLVNDIKLSYRLSSRMNLMVEDSPPMYLRNDRQVQTFFRKFQDDPELNRLCVTLPIDSGNVESNTLSATLENNRCIQGFQFSNSDISVASVRYLTKEFHEPSGSGATVSESHSDTCSTAEKVIYDGIPRGFSHHTQGTDYIHEGKYFKNKAELMMKMRLFALEFKFEFRSLWSDRTRLILGCVDPSCNWKMRATKLKSSDFFVVIKYMGEHNCDTTYRNANHRQATAKLLGSFICSHFAEKKAGLKPKQIIERVRLDHGVHIQYKKAWRAKEAAQILVRGTPEDSYHNIAKWLFMAKERNPGSVVYLEMDSGTKFKYVFIAFGPSIRGFDLLRRVIAVDGTFLKGKFKGTLLVATAQDGDHHLYPIGFAIVDSENDKSWNWFFRCLRTIIPDAPDLVFVSDRASSIAKALTELYPASHHGICKYHLGNNIKVSFKGQSYLPLVESAAIAYTREEFAKIFIQIQDANPKLAEYLQKADFRKWARSYAPSNRYNIMTTNIAESFNSMLKEPRELPVLSLLETIRLTLTSWFHERREKAAKHDKLVTPQVVNKLVSRFSDAMKLDVFQVDEDEFEVKDNINKFIVHLKNMHCSCCVFDIDKIPCIHAIAAAKRSNRDENKFVHVCYLTETWAKVYAESIHPNGDIKDWIFPDSIEEFFCAPPFSKPNSGRPPKKRKRSVGEFGVPGSKSQSHKCSRCGTAGHNKSTCRLPI